A window of Natrinema salifodinae contains these coding sequences:
- a CDS encoding shikimate dehydrogenase yields MDVFGLLGNPVGHSLSPPMHEAAYDERGLDARYVTFEPERDDLANAIEGADALGIAGLNVTIPFKQEALEIVTPEDLAARIGAVNTIDFSGSGPPTGYNTDAIGALRALRDHDVTVDGAQAVVVGAGGAGRAIAFGLADAGATVAIANRTESTAHDLADEVPGASGHGLAALDRLVAEADVLVNATSVGMEEDETPVPGDALHGDLAVLDAVYRPLETRLLRDAADAGATTVDGAWMLLYQGVEAFEIWTGEEAPVDAMNRALRERL; encoded by the coding sequence ATGGACGTGTTCGGGCTCCTCGGCAACCCGGTGGGACACTCGCTGTCGCCGCCGATGCACGAGGCCGCCTACGACGAACGCGGGCTCGACGCCCGCTACGTGACGTTCGAACCCGAGCGGGACGATCTGGCGAACGCGATCGAGGGCGCCGACGCGCTCGGGATCGCGGGACTGAACGTGACCATCCCGTTCAAGCAAGAGGCGCTGGAGATCGTCACCCCAGAGGACCTGGCCGCCCGCATCGGCGCGGTCAATACGATCGATTTCTCCGGGTCGGGTCCACCGACGGGGTACAACACCGACGCGATCGGTGCGTTGCGCGCGCTGCGCGACCACGACGTGACCGTCGACGGCGCACAGGCGGTCGTCGTCGGCGCCGGCGGTGCCGGTCGGGCGATCGCGTTCGGACTCGCCGACGCCGGCGCGACGGTCGCGATCGCCAACCGGACCGAATCGACGGCCCACGACCTCGCCGACGAGGTCCCGGGCGCGAGCGGACACGGGCTCGCAGCGCTCGATCGCCTGGTCGCCGAGGCGGACGTGCTGGTCAACGCTACGAGCGTCGGGATGGAGGAGGACGAGACGCCGGTGCCCGGCGACGCGCTTCACGGCGATCTGGCCGTGCTCGATGCGGTCTACCGGCCGCTGGAGACGCGGCTGTTGCGCGACGCGGCCGACGCCGGCGCGACGACCGTCGACGGCGCGTGGATGCTGCTCTACCAGGGTGTCGAGGCCTTCGAGATCTGGACGGGCGAGGAGGCGCCGGTCGATGCGATGAACCGGGCGCTGCGCGAGCGGCTGTAA